Below is a window of Ochotona princeps isolate mOchPri1 chromosome 19, mOchPri1.hap1, whole genome shotgun sequence DNA.
tgaatatttttaataacGGCATATATTTTGACTTCTTTCTCTCCTGGGCTCTGTGTTGCACGCCAATGCCAGTTAATCTCCAAAGCCGTGTAAAGCAGGCGACGGCAAGGTGGAGATGAGGGCACGCCATCACCACCGCCATCCAAATCAGAGGTCAGCGAGCTCTGGCCTGGAGCCCAAGCCAGCTGCCTGAGGCCCATGGCAGTGCTTGCTCTAAGAGCTGAGCCAAATACCCGGCACAGAGCCTACAACATCTACTGTCTTGAAGTATTTACTCACAGAAAGCATCTGTGGAGCTTTGACCTAAAGCAGCAGACTTGGTGGAAAAGGCTTTGCAGAGGATACGGGTGCAGGGGTGAGGATACCGGTGCAGGGGTGAGGATGCTTCTTGGGGTGCCCACACCCCATCTTGGCGTGCTTGGAtggggtcctggctccacttgtgattcaagccctggcaaggcagcagagaataCAAGGGCttggggttcctgccagccagaTGGGAGACCCCGACTGGCATCAGCCCgctccagcccagctgttgcagacatccggtgagtgaagcagcaaatgcaagatcattctgtctctgccaatgtttctgtctctttgccttttgtAGATaagtttatgtgaaagtcagagttccatAGAAAGCGGGAGGTCTTCCATGTGCCGTCTCAcgtcccagatggctacaaaggccagaactgggccagggtgaagctaggagccaggagcttcttccaggtctcccgcatgggtagcaggggcccatgcacttgggtcatcttctgctgctgtaacagGAGCgttaagcagggcgctggattggaagtggaacatctcgGACACAATtctggatgctggtgtcacaggtggcgaCTTAACCCGAtatgccacaacaccggcccctaCCTCTTTGTGCtttcagtgaaatgaaaataaatacatatatcttaAGTTTAATCAAATGGACTCTGGTGCACATGATCTTTCCCTAAAAAGTCTCAAGCACCCTCAGTCCAGCTGCCTTCCCCCAAGCCTCCACCTGGGCCTACACGTCTCTTGTTCCCTCTGGAGACGTGTAGCAGGCCTCTcgcagggccaggcagagcctGGTTCCTGCTCCACGGAGGACACGGGCCAGGAAGGGGAGGATCATGGCTCCCGGCCACCCCTCATCCCTTGCCTCCAGCCAAGGGCAGTGAACACAGGCAGGGGTAAGGACCTGCAAGGGCAGGCAGGGTCtgggctctctctttctctctctctctctccctgatctGCTGGCCCTTGGGACAAATCTTTGCCCCTCCAAACCTCATCACGCTGCTCTGTAATAGCAGGGTCAGCAGATGGGCCCTAAAGACGCTCCCAGTTCTCACGTTCAAGGCCGAGGCAAGGGCCCCGCTGTACTGGACGGCACAGGAGACTCTCAGGGCTTGGTGGATCTGTCCTCATGTCACAGACTCAGGACCAAAGACTGTTCAGAATCTGTTGGGGATGCTGTATATAGAGTGGCTGAGGCACCAGTGAGAGAGAAACAACAATCACAAAATAGAACATGCGCAGTGATATGAGCTACATAAAACTGATAAATTGctcatttctggaattttccatatcATATTTTGGCCCACAGCAGACTGAAGTAAACTGAAATTGCAGTGTGAAACCCTGGATAAGAGGATACacacaggacccagcacagtgggtcagtgaCTGGACCTCGCTtagcacacccaggatcccatatgggcgccggttctaatccggcagctccacctcccatccagctccctgcttgtgacctgggaaagcagtggaggacggcccaaagccttgggaccctgcacccatgtgggagacccctgaaggggctcctggctcctggctttggaccagctcagccacttggggagtgagccaactgaTGGAATTCTTTCTGtttgtatatccttctctctctgtagatctgtctttccaataagaaaaaaatcaatctttaaaaaataataataataaagaggcTAAACACAAGCAGAACCGCAGAAGCCACAGCCAGCTGCCAGGAACTGCTGGTAATTCCACACTACTCCACAGGGTGGGGTACGCGAGCAGAGGCAGCATGGGCTGGGCTGTGACCACTCTGCGGACACAGCTCTGCCAGCACGGGAGCTCCGCAGCATAGCTGCCACTTGCTCTCTGGGCCCCACAGCCCCTTCTGGAATTTGATTCCAAGGTGAGGGCACCTCAGAAGGCAGAGTCCTTCCCACAGTGACTCCCAGGTCTTCAAACTGCCTTTCCCCCAATTCCATACTGACCCGCACTTATTGAACAGGCATTCCATCTGCCTGCTGCCAGATAAGCAGGGATTAGGATGATCTACTACAAGTCCACTGGAGTCCTATGGTTCTGCCAGTCTGACCTGCTCTCAATTCAGCAGGTGCATCTGGCAACCCAGAGACGTAGTGTTCCATTGTTGCTGAAAATGGTACCAgtcgggcccggtgcgatagcatagtggctaaagtcctcgccttgaatgtgccaggatcccatatgggcaccagttctaatcccagcagctctgcttcccatccagctccctgcttgtggcctgggaaagcagtcgaggacggcccaaagccttgggaccctgcacccgcgtgggagacctggaagagatacctggctcctggcttcggatcagctcagctctggctgttgtgatcacttggggagtgaatcattggatggaagatcttcctctctgtctctcctcctctctgtatatctgactttccaataaaaataaataaatattttttaaaaaaataagaaaatggtcCCAGTACACTAGCTCTTATGAGTGTGGTGGTCAGAAGCCCAGCACACAGCTTCACTCCCTGCTGCCAGACCTTTCCAGGCCCAAGCCCGGGTCGGGTCCTGCTGTCCAGTGCTTCCTGCGTGTTCCTGCCTGGTAGGAGCGGATTTGGTTCCCTGGGGATCACGCTCAGCTCTGCAGCTGCTCTTCGGTTCTTGGGCCTGGGCCCCTCCACCATCACAGCCGGCAGAGACACTGGATCCTCAGATGCTCTGAGAAAGGGCTCTGCTGGGCCGCCCGGGCGCTTCCCTAGGGAAGGCCAGCTGCGTTCACCTGCTTCCAGGGTCAGTGTCGCTCCACACCCCAGGCTTTCGGAAATGCTTCCCACCCCACCTTAACCCACATCCCAAACTCCTGTCACGTCCCCTCTGTCACTCACCCTGAGAGCCGCCACTGTGGACAGGGGGCCACTTCCATAGCTCTCCTGTGTCTCACTGTCCTTGTCACGGTCCCTTTCCCCAGACACATCACATACCCTTGTCTCCCCAGATGAGCTTCTAACACACCAGCCAGGTATGTTGGCTCGCGGCCTCTGGAGACAAACACATCTCCACCAGTTGCATTTGTTCGAATGTTCTCTGAGCTCtgaccaggatcccatggggctCTGTTACACTCCAGGAGCTTTCAGTGCTGTGGGACAGCTGTGCTAGGCACCCGAGGCAGCCAGCCCCGCTGGATCCGCCACCTGCTACCTTCCTCTTGCATCTCCGTGggagcagctttcccaggctccatgTCCGTGAACTTGCAGTGCTGACCCCTGCCCTCTCTCAGACCGGAGCCCCAATAGGCACAGGCATGCTAGGGGGTCATGGGCCACAGCCCCGAGACAATTAATTGACGATGAGCATGGAAGTATCCGACTCATGGTTCTGAAAGCTGAGAAGCCGAAGAACACAGCGCCAGCTTCCAGCAGGCCTCTGTGCTGCGCCGTCTCACGACAGAATGAAAATGAGAGGAAACAGAACtgaacttctttctttctttctttctttctttctttctttctgttcaagatttctttatttttcactggaaaatcagattggcagagagaaggagttacagagagaaagatctttcatctactggttcacttcccaagtggctgcgacagccagagctaagttgatctgaagccaggagcctcctctgggtctcccacgtgggtccagggtcccaaggctttgggccgtcccccactgctttcccaggccacaagcagggagctggatgggaagtggagcagctggaacatgaactggcacccatattacaccccggcatatgcaaggcaaggacttcagccaccagtcTACCGTGCCAGGCTCAGAACTTCCTTTTCTAACAACAAATACCTACGTTAACCAGCCCCTTTCCATATTAACCTGCCCACTCCCACACTAATTAGCACTCTCCCACATTAACCAACCCACTTCTACGTTTACCCATTCCTGCATTAACCAACCCACTCCCACAGAAACCAGCCCACTCCTGCATTCATAGCAGGCTTTTATCAGGCCCACCTCCCCACATCATCCCACTAGGGATGAGGCCACCAAACACGTGAACTTCAGGGACACAGTCAAAGCGCAGCAGGCAGCCAAGGGGGACTCGGGAAATCTCTTAGGATGAAAGGGAGGTCCAACACAGCACAGCGCAGGCCCAAACCTCAGCTGTCCCTCTGCACCAATCCTGAAGCACAAACTCCAGCCGCCCAGCCTCCTCGCcaaggctgccatgccaactccAACCCCGCCCCGACAAGCCCCACAAACCACAGCCAGGGGCACAGGGTGCTGCCGCTGCTGGGGACTGGCTGTGGAAGAAGCAGAGCAAGTTCTGGAAGTTCCTGTGACTGGAAGGAACCCCACTGTTGATTCCAAGAAGCCTGGGAAAACATCTTTGCTGGTCCCAAGAACAGAAAACGCAGCGACAGAGAGCCGGCTCAGGAATGTTGGCAGGCAGTGCGGCGCAGTGGAGAGGGCAGCTCCAGCCCCACACACCAGGGACCCCGACCGTTAccaaaacaacaaggaaagtggGAGGGAGCATCACCCACAGAGAAAAGCAGCCCGAGTTTAGACACCATGAGGAAGCCAGGGAAGCCGATGGAAGAGGGTAACAGGAaatggggtggggagagctgCAGGGGATGACCCCAGAACCAGAAGGCGTGCAGGAGGATCAGGCGTCTGCCACTGTTCAGATGCTACTCTGGGGGCGGGaagcagcactgtgacacagatCTGCCGCCTGCAATGACAGCAGCATGCCGTGTGAGCACTggtgggagtcccagctgcctcacctggctccctgctcacacacctgggaaagcagcagcagatggcccaagccctcggGCTTCTGCGCCAGTGTCAGGTCCTGGGTTACTGCAAGCCCCTCCAGGGTGATGGGTcagactggagcagctgggacatgaaccagtgcccatatgagatgccagcattgcaggcaatggctttatttgctatgccacaatgctggctccaatcGTAGACCACAGGGATGGTGTCCTGGCAGCACACAGGATGAGCCCCTGCCCCTCTGCATACCTACACTGCTTCTTAGTAATgaacaccctggaaggcaggagggaagaTTCAAggtcctgggtccctgcactcacataggagacacaCAGTTTTGGATTCCTGGCCTCGggctagctgttgcagccatttgggagtgaaccagcaaattaaagtagataaaaacaaatactttcgggcccggcagctaaaagtcctcgccttgaaagccccgggagcccatatgggcaccggttctagtcccggcagctccacttcccatccagctccctgcttgtggcctgggaaagcaggagaggacggcccaatgcattgggaccctgcacccatgtgggagacccctgaagaggttccagaggttccaggttccctgcatcggatcggcgcacaccggcccgttgcggctcacttggggagtgaatcatcggacggaagatcttcctctctgtctctcctcctctgtgtatatctggctgtaataaaatgaataaatctttaaaaaaaaatactttctttaaacagtctattttttaaaattaatttatttattttcttttaaattttttattttagatgatgtttacatagttgattggttgggaaggactgagggtcagggaaaagtgggcgtgagcattgtttccaagttttccatttctttttcctgcatctggggaagaggggagagactaggagagaagctacacccagTCTTCCAACTGCTGCAGTAGCTGGGGATGGGGAACGACCACCAATACTGACCCAGAGTCCGGATACAGTGTATGCTCACAGGATTCTGCCCAGGCGGTTTCAAGAGTTCTGAAATGTTGCTGATCCCACTGACCCAAGCATGAGTGAACACTGTTTCAATGTCCATTGTTTGACATAAtacaccttagaatctccatttgcccaaacaTTTGCTGTCATTATTGGGTTAGGatagttgatttctttttttatgatagttccataggctcagggatttcccctcccctcctaatgtcccttcccccactgattttccttatattattacaatagcgtagttcttcaaaaacagttgtaagtccatctttctgctattcaagtatatcctgacgttgtaggtatagacaatggcggaaagtctagcatcctattggtcaagatgtatttaacagtttcattgagaatccagctttgattttttttttaaagatttatttattttattacaaagtcagatatatacagaggaggagagacagagaggaagatcttccgttcgatgattcactccccaagtgagccgcaacgggccggtgcgtgccgatccgaagccgggaaccaggaacctcttccaggtctcccacgcgggtgcagggtcccaatgcattgggctgttctcgactgcttccccaggccacaggcagggagctggatgggaaatggagctgctgggattagaaccggcgcccatatgggctcccgggggatttcaaggtaaggacttcagccgctaggccacgccgccgggcccccagcttTGATTTCAGAGTAGAGgtacatacatcttttttttttggttttgttttgttttttaatccttcataaggaattataattctatctatggggaggggggcagcactgtggcactacgggttaagctgccacctgtgacgccAGCGACTCCTATGAGCCCTGGTCCAAGTCCCAGTGGTCGCAGCTCTCACCcaattctctgctaatgctccttgggaggtagtagatgatggcccagtaCTTGGGCGTCTGTtccaagggagacccacatggagttccccGGCTCCTTAGGGTcctttggggaggaaaccaatgGCGGGAAGTAAGCTTGCTATAAAGTTTTCAAactaatctctctctttttttttttaaagatttgtttctttttagtgggaagtcagatatacaaagaggaggagagacagagaggaagatcttctgtctgatgattcactccccaagtgaccacaacggctggaactgagcggatctgaagacaggagccaggagtttcccggtctcccatgcgagtgcaggccctcaaccgctttcccaggccacaagcagggagctggttgggaagcagggctgctgggattagaaccggcgcccatatgggatcctggtgtgtgcaaggcgaggactttagtcgctaggctactgtgccaggccccaaactaATCATTTTTGTAAAAGTCCATTTTCGTTATTTGAACTGACCTGTGCTCCCTCAGCCATTGAACTTCTTAATTTCCACACATCTGCTGGTCTACTACAAAGCACAGGCCTTTTACTATATAATGAAAAGAACTTGTTTGTAGTAATTATCAAATTAATAACCATGCAGCATTCCAAAGCAACACAAGAGATCGTTGACATCCAGATGGCCCGGAATCCAGCCCTGCTCAGCTCCTAGGCCGCCCCTCCTCACTGCGCAGCCCCCAGCACTCCTCCCCCCCACCTGGACACCCCAGAGGCCTTTCAGGTCGCGCCCAAGCCCGGTCCAGCTCCGGCGGGCTTCCTGTGCGCCCTGCGAGCAGGGCTAAGGActaggaggaaaagaaggagggtttggggaaattGGCCTGAGGCGGGAGAGGCTCTAGTCACGAGGAAAAACCTGTCACAGCGAGCAGAGCCCCGCGGGAGCAGAAGGGGCGAGCCTCGGGCTATGCCACGGAAAGGGGTCATCAGGGAATGGCCGCGCAGCGCCGTCCAGGAAAGAGATGGCAAAGCTTTAGGGACTAGGAGGGAGCAGACCTAATTTTAAACACGTGGGGCTTGCCTTGAACCTCCAGCAGCTGCGCCCTCGGCCCAGGCCCGCCGCCTCGGGGAGGAGATGTCAGGGCGGGCTGGAATCCCGCGGATCAGCCCTTCTCGAACGCGCGCCGCACCCCGCCCGGCCCGGTGGACCAggctcctcccagcccccacccccggcGAGGCTGAGCgcgaggccccgcccctccgATGCGTCTATCAAGAGCTAACCCGCCAGCGATTGGGCTGAGTCGGACACCTCGCTCCCTGATTGGCTTGTCGCTGGGCGGGGCGACTCGCGGAACCGGCTCCGGAAGCGGACGGCCACGCGGGCTCGCCGCCGGAGGAGCGTGCTGCTGCCGCTGCAGCCATGACCAAAATAAAGGCCGATGCGGACGGGCCGGAGGCCCAGGGCGAGGCGTGCTGCGGCGAGCGCACGTACCAGGAGCTGCTGGTCAACCTGAACCCCATCGCGCAGCCCCTGGCTTCCCGCCGCCTCACGCGGAAGCTGTACAAGTGCATCAAGAAAGGTGGGGCTGGGGCCGGGCGGGCCGGGGGTCTGACGGGGGGCTGCCAGGTGGGCTGGTCCTGACCGGGGGCTGCGGGGGCTGCCAGGCGGGCCAGGGCTACCGGGGGCTGCGGGGGCTGCCAGGCGGGCCAGGGCTACCGGGGGGCTACCGGGGCTCCGCGGCCACCGCGCTCAGCCTGCTGTTGTTGCAGCCGTGAAGCAGAAGCAGATCCGGCGCGGGGTGAAGGAGGTGCAGAAGTTTGTCAACAAAGGCGAGAAGGGGTAAGAAACTGCCGGAGGCGGAGTTGGCCTTGTCGCCCAGCGGACCCCGTGGGCGAGGACGTGGTGGCGCTGATGGGGTCCCCCCACACGAGGTCGGCCAGCAGCCGTGGGAGACAGGCAGGGGACCGGGGTCCGGCAGAGTCGCCCATGCAGGCCCGGCCAGCCGTAATCCCCCGTGAGCACACCGCCCTGTGTCCGGCACGCTGGGTGCTCGAGGGATCCATGTCGGTAGGAGTTGGGGGTGGCTAAACGTCAGGGGTGCTGCTCGCCTGGGGGCACAGGGCTTTCTGAGCTGTTCTAGGAGGTTCTGCACAAGAAAGTGGGCCCCGGGGCAGGACAGAAGCGCAGCCTTCTCTGCAGTGTTATAAGCTGTAACTTGGTTTTTGTGCAGAGAGGTAGGAGGCCATGGAGGCTGAAAGCCCCAAAGTGACCTTAAAGTTTGGGGACAGGCCTAGGGTTAACGCTCGTACACCCCAGTCATCCCACCAAGGTTGGATTCCAGTACCAGCATCCTGCTAGCGctgacccagggaggcagcctggGTGGCTTGTCATTGGGTGCTTACCAGCCTGGAAACCTGCACTGCATCTGGCCCCAGCCCTTGCACgcctctgggggagtgaaccaggttcACTCGATCTATAAAGGCctacattttaatttgaaaggtgagATACAgcgagagggaggggaagagaataCGTTCCAatcctggtttatttcccagatggctgcaacggaaAGAGAAGGGCcaatcaggacccaggagctgcttctgggtctcccacgtgcgcaggggcccatgcacttgggccatcctctgctgctctcccctgTGCGTTAGTagttggagcagctgggtcttgacctggcacccgtatgggatgctggcatcgcaggcagtggttttaactcccgtaccacaatgctggccccagtacTTCTAATCCAGTCCTCTGccatgtgcctaagaaagcagcagaggatggcccaagtacttgtacccctgtcacccatgtgggagaccagatggagttcctggctccaggctgctgtcTGGCCCAGCAgttagatctctgtctctctccttctgcctgtcaAATCCCTAAGAATTATATATAAGAAAGTGTGTGGACCTGCGGGGACTTTCAGGTTGGATGGCTGGGGGTGTGTATATGGTTTCTAGATTTGGGCAGAATGTTCTTAGAAGACAGAGGGCCTGTTTTCCTGGTCTGTGTGAAAGGTTTGGATTTAGCCTATCTTAACTAGCAGCCAGCTCTAtaggctggggacaggctgggaggTTGAGCAGTCACAGCACACGGGTGGCCCCTGCCATCAGTCGGTGAGGAGCAGCAGGCTGTGTAAGCCGCCAGCAGGTATGTGGCTGCGCCTCTGCCTGTGGGGCTGGAGTCCCGTAaaagtgtgtcctggctgctccacttcccatccagttccctactgatgACTTGACAAAAAGTAGCGGAAGGTGCTCCAttgtttgggcccctggacccaggtggaagaagcgcctggctcttcACCGTCCTGGCCTGAgcatttgtagccatttggggagtgaaccagaggatgcaagattgCGTCTcccctctgcaattctgcctcttgtgttttgttgttgttaagatacCAGCAGTTAAAGGCTGGTGACAGAGGCCTGCCGAGCAGCACCGAAGCTAAAGCCAAGCAGAAGAGTAAAGGCAGTGTTTTAAATCACCCCGTGCTGGGAAACGCATGGCCTTGCTAGCCGGGAACCCTAGCTGAGGACCGTGGCGGGCTGTCGTTGCTCCTTGCCACTCTTGGGACACAGCCAAGGTTTTAGCAAGGCCTTGGGTGTGTCCTGTGCCACTCTTCCCAGCCTTATTCCCTTCCCCATTCTAACTCCCAGCGCCATCCAGTCCTGTGGAGCTGGTGCCATTTGGAATGTCAGCCACCTCCTTTCCCCATCCTGGACCGTCCAGGGGCAGTGTAGCACACAGGTGGCATTCAGCTTCCCACCCAAGTGTCTGTAGGAGCAGACAGATAAATCTCAAAGACAGAGCACCTGGTGGCATTTACTTCGTTGAGAAATAGCACCTCCCTGAAACAATAAAGTTTGTGCCCCTCAGGCTGATATAAACCTATGGGAgacatcttcctcctctctggggCCCCACGGCCCAGCCCAGAAGTTAAGGTGGCACTTGACTGACGGAGTGGGCACAGGCTAGAAATGACAGTGGATGTTCTCATTTCAGGATCATGGTTTTGGCAGGAGACACGCTGCCCATTGAGGTATACTGCCACCTCCCAGTTATGTGCGAGGACCGGAATCTACCCTACGTGTATATCCCCTCGAAGACGGTAAGGGGCACAGCCTTGGGGAGAGGGCCCAGGGGATGGCCCGCAGCGGCACGGAGTGGGAAGAACTCGAGGAAAGCCAGGCTGCCGAGATGGATGGCACTGGTGCCACTGTTCCCAAGCTCTGGGACTGCAGACTGCAGTCCAGTTCCTGTCTTAGGAGGATCCTCTCCTGTGGACgatcagaaagaaaacagacatgCGTGAACATGCTAGCCCTGCTCTGGATTCATGCTCAGGGGGGCTGTTCGGGGCACAGGGAGTGGGGGATGGCCGGGAGCAGCTCCCGCTGCCCTGGAGCCCTGTCACAGTGGCATTGTGAGGATGTAGGCCCAGTGTCGCTGAACCGTGTGGCTTGAGTATTTTACGGGTTTAAATGATGGCAACCAAACGATTACATATGAAGCAGACCCAACGGAACAAGCTGTGAGGCCAGGTTAAGCTGGTGAATTATCAGTTGGTGATTGTAGTTTGTGTGGCCTTCCCTGCGCCTCCCAGACagttctcctctccttccttgtaGGACCTGGGTGCAGCTGCAGGTTCCAAGCGCCCCACCTGTGTGATCATGGTCAAGCCCCACGAGGAATACCAGGAAGCGTACGACGAGTGCCTGGAGGAGGTGcaggccctgccctcccccctctGAAGGACTCGGCAACCTGGGACTGACTgcacctgcctgctgcccactcgcccagcctggcccctggctcccgaGCAATGGGATCCTCCCAGGCAGCCCCAGCAGCGGTGTTTGAAGGTGGGGCTGGTACCTGCGCCATCAGTGCTGTGCCCTGCTGAGCTTAAATGGAGACAGTTCCAAGAACGTGAGCTGGGAGAGTAAATGCCAAGACTAGTGTGGTGAGCCTGTGGGTGttgtctgaagcagcagccacTGGTGCAGCCAAGGAGTTGGCGGGcgggaaaaagaggaaagagactTCTCaccggagacccagaagacctgCGGCGCCTGGGGCcggagcaggtgctgcagctggcAGCCGGTTGTGCCCACCTCAGAACCTTTCAGCAGTAACTTTCCGGGTAGGTGGAGGCAAAGTGCAGCCCCCATCATCCCGCTAGCAGCTTCTTTCCAGGGTACCCTCATTCCTCTTTTTTCTCCCCCAGGAGCTTTCAATGCCACATTGAAACTAGGAAAGCAATTTGTTCACCCACTCACTAAACTTTAAATAGGAAACCACAGCTAAATACAAAACCTCATGCCGCTGGCCTTGAAAACCCAATCCCTCCTAGCACTTTAGTTCCCTTTCT
It encodes the following:
- the NHP2 gene encoding H/ACA ribonucleoprotein complex subunit 2 — its product is MTKIKADADGPEAQGEACCGERTYQELLVNLNPIAQPLASRRLTRKLYKCIKKAVKQKQIRRGVKEVQKFVNKGEKGIMVLAGDTLPIEVYCHLPVMCEDRNLPYVYIPSKTDLGAAAGSKRPTCVIMVKPHEEYQEAYDECLEEVQALPSPL